The Pochonia chlamydosporia 170 chromosome 1, whole genome shotgun sequence genome window below encodes:
- a CDS encoding glycosyltransferase family 31 protein (similar to Metarhizium robertsii ARSEF 23 XP_007824834.1) has translation MAASRLFARRTIVLIIVVCAFMSVLMLTSKQLGQLCDGGSYCDISGLREKLPKFGNDGTNGHNTNANDKSRKGGQHVEHDSESSTLDDECALFPNTSSVQLIMKTGASESYSKIPTQLMTNLKCVPDFLFFSDMAQKIAGYTIHDSLDTVLDEVKEKNKDFELYHRQKKCPIDQEQCNKNHDVAKQGWDLDKYKNIHMAEKAYKLRPNADWYLFVDADTYVVFPTLMEWLKALDPNKPHYIGSVAYLGGFPFGHGGSGYLVSKAAMHAMFYGKTGVANKYDEPVQHTCCGDYMWSKALKDETGIEVVNAWPVINGEKPHTLPYAEDEWCQPIVTMHHAAAEDISDIYAFEKERKFQKMLRIKDLYHKFMGPELVEARPDWDNLSEDVYYLNKTRAAYEDWELGRAKNDDLSAEEAEAYKSFDDCKKACLSMDNCFQFRYQNSICAVAHKFMHGKPVKKGDDDSKRYMSGWNVKKIKEWIEEQADCDKKQFKWPVKDR, from the exons ATGGCGGCGTCACGACTTTTTGCGAGGAGGACCATTGTCCTCATAATCGTGGTCTGTGCCTTCATGTCAGTGCTGATGTTGACGTCGAAACAGCTCGGCCAGCTTTGTGACGGCGGAAGCTATTGCGACATCTCTGGCTTGCGAGAAAAGCTACCCAAGTTTGGAAACGATGGCACAAATGGCCATAATACCAATGCAAACGACAAGTCTCGCAAAGGAGGCCAACATGTCGAACATGACTCCGAGTCTTCCACGCTTGACGACGAGTGTGCGCTATTTCCCAACACCTCAAGCGTCCAACTTATTATGAAGACCGGAGCCTCTGAATCCTATTCCAAGATTCCTACACAACTCATGACCAACCTAAAATGCGTACCCGACTTCCTCTTCTTTAGTGACATGGCTCAAAAGATTGCGGGTTACACAATCCACGATAGTCTCGATACCGTGCTGGACGAAGTTAAggaaaagaacaaagatTTCGAGCTGTATCACCGTCAGAAGAAATGTCCTATCGACCAGGAGCAGTGCAATAAGAACCACGACGTTGCCAAACAAGGGTGGGACTTGGACAAGTATAAGAACATTCACATGGCCGAAAAGGCGTACAAGCTGCGACCCAATGCCGACTGGTATTTGTTTGTTGACGCCGACACATATGTTGTTTTCCCGACCTTGATGGAGTGGCTCAAGGCTTTGGACCCCAACAAGCCTCATTACATTGGGAGCGTCGCCTATCTGGGTGGATTTCCATTTGGacatggcggcagcggctATCTTGTATCAAAAGCGGCCATGCATGCCATGTTTTACGGCAAGACTGGCGTTGCGAATAAATACGACGAACCTGTTCAGCATACTTGTTGCGGCGATTACATGTGGTCTAAGGCTCTAAAGGATGAAACTGGCATCGAGGTCGTCAATGCT TGGCCTGTCATCAATGGGGAGAAACCGCACACCTTACCATATGCCGAAGACGAGTGGTGCCAACCTATTGTTACCATGCACCACGCCGCTGCCGAAGATATCTCAGACATATACGCGTTTGAAAAAGAGCGCAAGTTTCAAAAAATGCTACGAATTAAGGACCTGTATCATAAGTTTATGGGACCGGAGCTCGTGGAGGCTAGACCGGACTGGGACAATCTGAGCGAAGACGTGTATTATCTAAACAAGACGCGCGCCGCGTACGAAGACTGGGAGTTGGGCCGAGCCAAGAACGATGACCTGTCGGCCGAGGAAGCCGAAGCCTACAAGAGTTTCGATGATTGCAAGAAGGCTTGTTTGAGCATGGACAACTGCTTCCAGTTTCGCTATCAAAATAGCATCTGCGCCGTTGCCCACAAATTTATGCACGGCAAACCCGTCAAGAAGGGCGACGACGACTCGAAGCGATACATGAGTGGGTGGAACGTGAAGAAAATCAAGGAGTGGATCGAGGAACAAGCCGATTGCGACAAGAAACAATTCAAGTGGCCAGTGAAGGATAGGTAA
- a CDS encoding endothiapepsin-like protein (similar to Metarhizium acridum CQMa 102 XP_007809930.1) — protein MRTVLILATVFVAQTLGAALSGPVHDDGLGYFSLEAKPKQEKRNFLSDWKAAHNRWGKEKPALESNMAFEGEATVKAEPLVNDQAYITEVEFGTPPQKLKMILDTGSSDVWVQSSDSIYKVNQNGPWAPQYLPNNSSTSSRIGKAVWGVEYLDGTTATGIVYRDTLRLGGFEIKHVPIESAQIMAPRFETEVGVSGIMGLAKQLPNNITPPTPSFLSLLRSQLKSPVFTVDLRRNATSRFDFGHLNKSMAAENISWLDSNPDSPHWDIELDLTAWRGKNPMWMYHKFQATVDTGTSLMFLPDPLASRYWAAIPGVQRSDQLSGVYKFPCDGAQDLPDLLFKLPSTEHVLRIPGPYLNYGPVDEGPSLCWGGMQSSKGMDVTVLGDVMLKAIFVAFDVDKNRIGLANKILHDV, from the exons ATGCGGACCGTTCTCATTCTCGCGACTGTGTTTGTTGCCCAGACGCTTGGTGCCGCTCTCTCAGGGCCCGTCCACGACGATGGACTAGGATACTTTTCATTGGAGGCAAAGCCcaagcaggagaagaggaacTTTTTAAGCGACTGGAAGGCCGCTCATAATCGCTGGGGCAAGGAGAAGCCTGCGCTAGAGTCCAACATGGCTTTTGAAGGAG AGGCAACTGTGAAGGCTGAGCCGCTGGTTAATGACCAAGCATATATTACCGAAGTCGAATTTGGGACGCCTCCTcaaaagttgaagatgataTTGGATACTGGCTCTTCGGATGT TTGGGTGCAATCATCAGACTCCATATACAAGGTCAACCAGAATGGTCCCTGGGCACCGCAATATTTGCCAAACAATTCAAGCACATCCAGCCGAATTGGCAAGGCCGTATGGGGTGTTGAATACC TGGATGGAACCACGGCGACCGGCATTGTATATCGTGACACACTCCGGTTAGGCGGTTTCGAAATAAAGCATGTCCCCATTGAATCGGCTCAGATCATGGCTCCCCGATTTGAAACTGAAGTCGGCGTCAGCGGCATCATGGGTTTAGCGAAACAATTGCCCAACAACATCACtcccccaacgccatctttTCTCTCCCTCCTCCGATCTCAGTTAAAGTCGCCAGTCTTCACAGTTGACCTGCGTCGAAACGCCACCAGCCGCTTCGACTTTGGCCACTTGAACAAATCCATGGCCGCAGAAAACATCTCCTGGCTGGATTCTAACCCGGACAGTCCCCACTGGGATATTGAACTAGACCTCACTGCCTGGCGCGGCAAGAACCCAATGTGGATGTATCACAAGTTTCAGGCCACTGTCGACACTGGCACCTCTCTGATGTTCTTGCCTGATCCCCTCGCCAGTAGATACTGGGCAGCTATCCCTGGTGTCCAGAGATCAGACCAGCTCTCAGGGGTATACAAGTTCCCTTGTGACGGAGCCCAAGACCTTCCCGATCTGCTATTTAAGCTCCCCAGCACAGAACATGTACTTCGCATACCCGGACCCTATCTTAACTACGGTCCTGTGGACGAGGGCCCTTCCCTCTGTTGGGGCGGCATGCAGAGCTCCAAAGGAATGGACGTGACTGTTCTGGGCGATGTTATGCTCAAAGCTATATTCGTGGCCTTTGATGTCGACAAGAACAGAATCGGGCTGGCCAATAAGATTCTTCATGATGTTTAG
- a CDS encoding Hsp70 family chaperone (similar to Neosartorya fischeri NRRL 181 XP_001264252.1), with translation MATSRPSPLMMLLGALFFFSANVFAAGAVLGVDLGTEYIKAALVKPGIPLEIVLTKDSRRKETSAVAFKPSKSGPTAGQFPERSYGADAMALAARFPGEVYPNLKTLLGLPIDDASVKEYAARHPALQLQAHSSRGTPAFKTKTLTAEEDALLVEELLAMELQSVQKNAEAAAGDGSSVRSIVLTVPPFYTIEEKRAVQLAADLAGLKVLSLVSDGLAVGLNYATSRQFPNINAGEKPEYHLVFDMGAGSTSASVMRFQSRTVKDVGKYNKTVQEVQVLGSGWDKTLGGDSLNYLIMDDMVSQFVESKGAQKISATVQGVTAHGRTMAKLAKEAERLRHVLSANQNTHASFEGLYEEVDFKYKLARADFESMAAAHAERIGVVISDAVKISGIELGDLTSIILHGGATRTPFVQKALEQAAGSADKIRSNVNSDEAAVFGAGFRAAELSPSFRVKEIRISEGPMYATGLKRASGEKRQRLWTAISPMGGSPKEMTFNDHQDFALTFYQQVGDVDKNVASLSTKNLTATVAALKEKYPSCVESEIVFKLGVKLRTENGEVQVVRAAMECEAEVTVKERIVDGVKNLFGFGKKDQKPLQGDDKNTESQESEGSKEILKEDAKSSTTSTTASDSTTASSSTESAAPSEEVREVKQKQIVSIPVEITLEKAGVPLLTKTELAKVKDRLKAFAASDKARFQREEALNQLEGYTYKIRDLLEGESFVGASTERERSELSKKASEIGDWLYEDGAEAAKEVFKAKLKTLQDIVVPIQSRIQEAENRPERIKTLKDSIKRITEYVDSIHKQISEYEEWQATSASASASGSSTTSASTESATSEFDGLEDDDAKDTKKKNEPEEPVGPIPPLFKKEELKELETVLKTTKDWLIEMEPKQEKLPITANPVLLVKDITEKIKKLDKVSLDLALKGAKSFGGKAKKAAKNIKKGKSKTGEDFEDFQGQRFTSEQLEEMLEKIKAMEKEKKPEKAGKEKEKTNGDKPGHDEL, from the coding sequence ATGGCGACGTCAAGGCCGTCGCCACTGATGATGCTCCTCGGAGCcctgttcttcttctccgccaaTGTTTTTGCGGCCGGTGCCgttcttggtgttgatctCGGGACTGAATATATCAAGGCTGCTTTGGTGAAGCCGGGTATCCCTCTCGAGATTGTCCTGACGAAAGACTCCCGACGAAAAGAAACCTCCGCAGTCGCATTCAAACCATCCAAGAGCGGCCCTACAGCCGGTCAATTTCCGGAACGATCCTATGGCGCGGATGCCATGGCCCTCGCGGCTCGCTTCCCCGGCGAAGTCTACCCCAACTTGAAGACACTCCTAGGCCTTCCGATCGACGATGCCTCTGTAAAAGAATATGCTGCCCGTCATCCAGCTCTTCAACTGCAAGCTCATAGCAGCAGAGGCACTCCCGCtttcaagaccaagacattGACAGCGGAGGAGGATGCATTGTTGGTAGAGGAACTGCTGGCCATGGAGCTCCAGAGTGTACAGAAGAACGCTGAAGCGGCAGCTGGCGATGGTTCCTCCGTGCGTTCCATTGTACTCACAGTTCCTCCCTTCTACACTATCGAGGAGAAGCGCGCTGTCCAGTTGGCAGCCGATTTAGCCGGCCTCAAGGTCCTTAGTCTGGTCAGCGACGGTTTGGCCGTCGGCTTAAACTATGCCACCAGCCGTCAATTCCCTAACATCAACGCAGGCGAGAAGCCTGAGTACCACTTGGTCTTCGACATGGGCGCCGGTTCTACCAGTGCGTCTGTCATGCGCTTCCAGAGCCGTACCGTCAAGGATGTTGGAAAGTACAACAAGACTGTCCAAGAGGTTCAGGTCCTTGGCAGCGGTTGGGATAAGACCCTTGGTGGTGATTCCCTGAACTACCTGATTATGGACGATATGGTTTCGCAGTTTGTCGAATCCAAGGGCGCGCAAAAGATTTCAGCAACAGTTCAGGGTGTCACTGCCCACGGACGGACAATGGCTAAACTGGCCAAGGAGGCTGAGCGACTTCGACATGTTCTTAGCGCCAACCAGAACACTCACGCTAGCTTTGAGGGACTCTACGAGGAAGTCGACTTCAAGTACAAGCTTGCCCGTGCCGACTTTGAGTCCATGGCCGCGGCTCACGCCGAGAGAATTGGAGTCGTCATTAGCGACGCCGTCAAGATATCTGGTATCGAATTAGGCGATCTCACTTCCATCATTTTACACGGCGGTGCAACTCGCACTCCCTTTGTCCAGAAGGCCCTTGAACAAGCCGCTGGGTCTGCTGATAAGATTCGATCCAATGTCAACTCCGATGAAGCTGCCGTTTTTGGTGCTGGCTTCCGTGCCGCAGAGCTGAGCCCTAGCTTCCGAGTCAAGGAGATCAGAATCTCTGAGGGCCCCATGTACGCCACAGGCTTGAAGCGTGCCAGTGGCGAGAAGAGACAACGCCTCTGGACCGCAATCTCACCCATGGGTGGCTCTCCCAAGGAGATGACGTTCAATGATCACCAAGACTTTGCTCTTACCTTTTATCAACAAGTCGGTGACGTTGACAAGAACGTCGCATCCTTGTCTACCAAGAACCTTACTGCGACAGTAGCTGCCCTGAAGGAGAAATACCCTTCGTGTGTGGAATCTGAAATTGTCTTCAAGCTTGGCGTCAAGTTGCGTACCGAGAACGGAGAAGTTCAGGTTGTTAGGGCTGCTATGGAGTGCGAGGCTGAGGTGACGGTAAAGGAACGTAttgttgatggtgtcaaAAACTTGTTTGGTTTCGGAAAGAAGGACCAGAAGCCTCTTCAGGGCGATGATAAGAATACCGAGTCGCAAGAGTCTGAAGGTTCCAAGGAGATTCTGAAGGAAGATGCAAAGTCGTCCACCACCTCGACCACAGCGTCCGACTCTACGACAGCGTCCAGCTCTACCGAGTCAGCTGCTCCCAGCGAGGAGGTGAGGGAAGTCAAGCAGAAACAGATCGTCTCCATTCCCGTGGAAATTACATTGGAAAAGGCCGGTGTCCCTCTTTTGACCAAGACGGAGTtagccaaggtcaaggacagACTTAAGGCATTTGCGGCCTCTGACAAGGCCAGATTCCAGCGTGAGGAGGCTCTCAACCAGCTTGAAGGTTACACATACAAAATTCGCGATCTCCTAGAGGGAGAGTCTTTTGTCGGCGCGTCCACAGAGAGGGAACGCTCTGAGTTGTCCAAGAAAGCTAGCGAGATCGGCGACTGGTTATATGAAGATGGAGctgaggctgccaaggaagtTTTCAAGGCTAAGTTGAAGACTCTTCAAGATATCGTCGTGCCTATCCAGAGCAGAATCCAAGAGGCAGAAAACCGGCCCGAGAGAATAAAGACTTTGAAGGATTCTATAAAGCGAATTACCGAGTATGTCGATTCGATACACAAGCAAATCTCGGAATATGAGGAGTGGCAAGCCACGTCTGCCTCTGCCAGCGCCAGTGGGTCATCAACCACATCTGCCTCGACAGAGAGTGCCACTAGTGAATTTGACGGCctggaggatgacgacgccAAGGAcacgaagaagaagaatgagCCTGAGGAGCCGGTTGGTCCCATTCCGCCGCTCTTtaaaaaagaagagctgaaggagctggaaaCGGTTCTCAAGACTACCAAGGACTGGCTCATTGAGATGGAGCCCAAGCAGGAGAAGTTACCCATCACCGCCAACCCCGTCCTCCTGGTCAAAGACATCACTGaaaagatcaagaagctcgacaAGGTGAGCCTAGATCTAGCCCTCAAGGGAGCCAAGTCATTTGGAggcaaggcgaagaaggccgccaagaacatcaagaaGGGCAAGTCAAAGACTGGTGAGGACTTCGAGGACTTCCAGGGCCAGCGTTTCACTAgcgagcagcttgaagagatgttggagaagataaAGGCTatggaaaaggagaagaagcccgAAAAGGCTggaaaggagaaggagaagacaAATGGCGACAAGCCAGGCCATGACGAGCTGTAG
- a CDS encoding histone-like transcription factor (CBF/NF-Y) and archaeal histone domain-containing protein produces the protein MALGKKAYPRATVKKIIKAHSNMNVKKNADVTIFLNYVLFMETLVKEAAIYAKQSGERGLTARSVNKVTRDTLAKFKG, from the exons ATGGCTCTTGGAAAAAAGGCATATCCACGGGCGACCGTGAAGAAGATTATCAAGGCGCACTCCAACATGAATGTGAAGAAAAATGCAGACGTCACA ATATTCTTGAACTACGTCCTCTTCATGGAAAC ACTTGTCAAAGAAGCTGCCATCTACGCCAAGCAATCCGGTGAGCGAGGCTTGACAGCCAGAAGTGTAAACAAAGTGACCCGA GACACGCTCGCTAAATTCAAAGGTTGA
- a CDS encoding Gim complex component GIM3-like protein (similar to Metarhizium acridum CQMa 102 XP_007809927.1) gives MASIMQRRMLSKEDEQAGDEVEVRREDQDKINKFSRLHQRELAMEEDLKLKNKEKEELDDLSTELELADEDEKIQYADLPTVSAVSKEQAQEMLETATTKIDEETSELEDKISSVREEMQQLKVELYARFGKQINLEV, from the exons ATGGCGTCCATTATGCAGAGGCGTATG CTGTCCAAGGAGGACGAGCAGGCAGGCGATGAAGTCGAAGTCCGCAGAGAGGACCAGGATAAGATCAACAAGTTCAGCCGTCTGCATCAGAGAGAGCTGGCCATGGAGGAGGATctgaagttgaagaat aaagagaaagaggaaCTGGACGACCTATCTACCGAGCTGGAGCTagcagatgaagacgagaagATCCAGTATGCCGATCTCCCTACTGTTTCCGCCGTCTCCAAGG AACAAGCTCAGGAAATGTTGGAAACGGCCACGACCAAAATCGACGAGGAAACAAGCGAATTAGAAGACAAAATCAGCTCAGTGCGCGAGGAGATGCAACAGCTCAAGGTCGAACTGTACGCGAGATTCGGAAAACAAATCAACCTCGAGGTATAA
- a CDS encoding major facilitator superfamily transporter (similar to Cordyceps militaris CM01 XP_006673735.1) → MSENLSNESLTYTLAPPQSVNKPESLTTRSVNGSDVTEHEPRDGSNTATQALSALDAIQPRRENNAKYTVIKWHLNDPENPHNWSFLKKTYILTLTCMLVANSTMGSALPCMAMPEIEGTFGSLSQEERVLPISIFLLGYVFGPVIWAPLSEQFGRKYLTTATFLVFALFTMACALSPTWSSLLGFRLCCGIFASAPIAVVAGILADIYGDARVRGKAYSAFLVTTVFGPIFGPIVSGFASPVIGWRWAFWIALLYAAVTFIMLLFLPETHHAILLARRAKKLRQQTQSSNIVAPRDLETIDLPQLISKVLTRPLRMLFFEPVVAATCAYLALAYAIFYMSFQAFPIIFLHHYDLQPGITGLCYLPIGAGAILSMISFWSWDNYVARAAARGAEWTKSDEYRRVPLATIGGPLFVISLFWLGFTSKPSIPFFVPMLAGLPFGMGFQLIFMTLLNYLTDAYEVYAASANAAASATRSCLAVVLPLATKAMCDKLDISGACAVLGGLSAAMSVIPFIFLWKGQAIRNRSRFCIALRQMKEDVARKAEQERREKEISSDDV, encoded by the exons ATGTCTGAGAACCTCTCGAATGAGTCGTTGACATATACCCTTGCCCCGCCACAAT CGGTTAATAAGCCCGAAAGCCTCACTACCAGAAGCGTAAACGGCTCAGATGTCACCGAACATGAACCACGGgatggcagcaacaccgCAACCCAAGCCTTGAGTGCTCTGGACGCTATTCAACCAAGGAGAGAAAACAATGCGAAGTACACGGTCATCAAATGGCATCTTAACGACCCCGAGAACCCACATAATTGGTCATTT CTCAAAAAGACTTATATCCTTACCTTGACATGCATGCTCGTCGCCAATTCAACAATGGGCTCCGCCCTGCCCTGCATGGCAATGCCCGAAATCGAGGGCACTTTTGGCTCCCTCTCGCAGGAAGAGAGGGTTTTGCCCATTTCCATCTTCCTACTCGGATACGTCTTTGGGCCTGTCATCTGGGCGCCGTTAAGTGAGCAGTTTGGCAGAAAGTATCTCACTACAGCGACGTTTCTGGTCTTTGCCCTCTTTACCATGGCTTGTGCCTTGTCCCCGACTTGGTCATCGTTGCTGGGATTCCGGCTATGCTGTGGGATATTTGCCAGTGCGCCCATAGCCGTGGTAGCTGGCATACTGGCGGACATATATGGCGATGCGCGCGTTCGAGGCAAGGCATATTCCGCATTCTTAGTT ACAACTGTATTTGGACCCATCTTCGGTCCAATAGTCTCAGGCTTCGCTTCACCAGTTATCGGCTGGCGCTGGGCATTCTGGATCGCCCTCCTCTACGCAGCCGTCACATTCATCatgcttctcttcctcccagAAACCCATCACGCAATCCTCCTCGCCCGCCGGGCCAAAAAGCTCCGTCAGCAAACTCAATCCTCTAACATCGTCGCACCTCGGGACCTCGAAACAATCGACCTCCCCCAACTCATCAGCAAAGTGCTCACCCGGCCCCTGCGCATGCTCTTCTTCGAGCCCGTCGTAGCCGCTACATGTGCCTACCTCGCGCTCGCCTACGCCATCTTCTACATGTCCTTTCAAGCCTtccccatcatcttcctccaccaCTACGACCTGCAACCTGGCATCACAGGCCTCTGCTACTTACCCATCGGGGCCGGCGCCATCCTCAGCATGATATCTTTCTGGTCCTGGGATAACTACGTCGCCCGCGCGGCTGCCCGCGGCGCAGAATGGACAAAGAGCGACGAATACCGGCGTGTCCCTCTCGCCACCATCGGCGGCCCCCTATTCGTCATATCACTCTTCTGGCTGGGTTTTACCTCAAAGCCAAGCATACCCTTCTTTGTGCCGATGCTCGCTGGCCTACCCTTCGGCATGGGCTtccagctcatcttcatGACACTGCTAAACTACCTGACAGACGCGTATGAAGTATACGCTGCGTCAGCGAATGCCGCCGCGTCCGCTACACGGTCTTGCCTGGCGGTGGTATTGCCACTAGCTACGAAGGCCATGTGCGATAAACTAGATATATCGGGTGCGTGTGCCGTCCTGGGAGGTCTAAGTGCTGCCATGAGTGTCATTCCTTTCATTTTCTTGTGGAAGGGACAGGCTATTAGGAATAGATCGCGGTTCTGCATTGCCCTGCGACAGATGAAGGAGGATGTGGCGCGCAAGGCTGAACAAGAACGcagggagaaggagatttCGAGTGATGATGTTTAA
- a CDS encoding glutathione-dependent formaldehyde-activating enzyme (similar to Metarhizium robertsii ARSEF 23 XP_011411354.1), with product MHALWCCGPRRSHGSAAGSKISFTSIFRTSSNPAVDTSKSHRLKTKPKGEPPSEQVSPFEGPVELCQLAAGSLEQGDPESVHPGTRTSTFDGVKAKIIKHLSQEGGPRRHSRVSIGHSDEELARRAEVRRLQQKQIQDELNKDDNDGHSNRSHHSARYLSTLIDLGSPCSGPRDTLEFTFDDCVLVANPSSSDFSSTQSTPPHCETNHQVKPNDDTCENQDRNLDSPLETQSNAEEVLCQSRPIRGPLPERRCVSMVSISPRPSSCQPGTPRLDRIIGLDNEFNIRHGSHAWDDQSALGIWLIAQGMKPTDSSVLQNDNHIKDKDPSPYITRVPTEDLGGVDSILESSSSILDRLAAAEAALVPHAAGKYEDSIHTASVTSEQRKYDVYSAPGGAIKPGGQREDTKQRANNGSSNYPSELPSLGPSPSGSESHSYVLSQRDLDNLELSPVHWCGNLSAWEDLGQSEGQSSYETADEQPSSELPGVKNMLDNQETYVPDLQQSVNDRTYCRKSNSQVLLPGLDQANTTSQSCNKFYKHATSTTSRVCFKEKLQHSLYQISNLGSSSSKISLKLAGIAKAGKVKHGGHSRSKSRCNVINRTFCDIAEARSAKDRSTQPTSHQHRPRTE from the exons ATGCACGCTTTGTGGTGCTGCGGTCCTCGAAGAAGTCATGGCTCTGCCGCTGGCAGCAAGATTAGCTTCACATCCATCTTCAGAACTTCAAGTAATCCAGCTGTGGATACCAGCAAATCGCATCGACTTAAAACCAAGCCCAAAGGCGAACCTCCAAGTGAGCAAGTATCTCCTTTTGAAGGGCCTGTGGAACTGTGTCAACTTGCTGCTGGTAGCCTAGAGCAAGGTGATCCTGAGAGCGTTCATCCGGGCACGCGAACAAGTACATTCGACGGCGTCAAAGCGAAGATAATCAAGCACCTCTCGCAAGAAGGCGGACCAAGGCGACATTCTCGAGTATCCATTGGGCACAGTGATGAGGAGTTGGCAAGACGTGCGGAAGTGAGGCGTCTGCAACAAAAGCAGATTCAGGATGAGCTTAACAAGGACGACAATGACGGTCACAGCAACAGATCACATCACAGCGCCAGATATCTTTCTACACTGATTGATCTCGGGAGTCCTTGCAGCGGTCCCAGGGATACGCTGGAGTTTACATTCGACGACTGTGTTTTGGTGGCCAATCCATCGTCCTCAGacttctcatcaacacaatCCACGCCACCTCATTGCGAAACCAACCACCAAGTCAAGCCGAATGACGACACATGTGAGAATCAGGACCGTAATCTCGACTCCCCGCTCGAAACTCAGTCTAATGCAGAGGAGGTCCTTTGTCAATCTCGCCCAATTCGGGGTCCGCTACCTGAGAGGAGATGCGTTTCCATGGTTTCAATATCCCCTCGGCCATCAAGCTGTCAGCCAGGAACACCTCGTCTGGATAGAATAATTGGACTGGACAACGAATTTAACATACGGCATGGGTCTCACGCGTGGGATGACCAATCTGCGTTGGGCATATGGCTCATCGCCCAAGGCATGAAGCCGACAGACAGCTCCGTCCTCCAAAATGATAATCATATCAAGGACAAAGACCCTTCACCTTATATCACCCGTGTGCCAACTGAAGATCTGGGTGGCGTCGATAGCATCTTAGAGTCATCATCCTCTATACTTGACCGACTTGCTGCCGCCGAAGCTGCTCTCGTACCCCATGCTGCGGGGAAATATGAAGATTCCATCCATACGGCGTCTGTTACTTCAGAACAGAGAAAGTATGATGTATACTCGGCACCAGGTGGTGCAATAAAGCCTGGGGGTCAACGTGAAGATACCAAACAACGAGCCAACAATGGGTCTTCAAACTATCCATCGGAACTGCCAAGCTTGGGTCCCAGTCCATCAGGGTCGGAATCGCATAGCTACGTGCTCAGCCAGAGAGACTTAGATAACCTTGAGCTTTCACCTGTTCACT GGTGTGGAAACCTGTCTGCCTGGGAAGACCTTGGACAGTCTGAGGGTCAAAGTTCTTATGAAACCGCGGACgagcagccttcttcggAATTACCCGGAGTCAAAAATATGCTGGATAATCAGGAAACTTATGTACCCGACCTGCAGCAGTCTGTGAATGATAGGACATATTGCAGGAAGAGCAACTCGCAGGTGTTGCTGCCCGGATTGGACCAAGCCAATACCACATCTCAATCTTGCAACAAGTTCTATAAGCATGCGACATCTACTACAAGTCGAGTATGCTTTAAAGAAAAACTACAGCATTCGCTATACCAAATTTCAAACCTGGGCTCTAGTAGCAGTAAAATCTCGCTCAAGTTAGCCGGCATCGCAAAGGCAGGCAAAGTTAAACACGGTGGCCATTCCAGGAGCAAGAGCAGATGTAACGTTATCAACCGAACATTTTGCGATATTGCCGAAGCCAGAAGTGCGAAGGACCGGTCCACACAGCCGACGAGCCATCAACACAGACCGCGAACTGAATGA